DNA from Fortiea contorta PCC 7126:
AGAGCGGCAAATTCAATAAAGCAGCAAGCCGTGCCAAACAGCAAAGGCCATAAACTAGAAAGCCGCGCCCAGTTATAGAGGTCATCAACTGTAGTCAAAATCACATTTTCTGACAACTCTTGAGTGACCGTGGGACGCTCAATGGGATTGATGATTTGCTCTTTGTCCTGAGTTGTTAAATTAGAATTCAAGACCATTCCAAAGCTCCTTTACGCCATGCGTAAACTAAGGCAACTACAAGAATTGCAATAAAAATCAGCGCTTCAATGAATGCCAATAACCCCAGACGATGAAAAGCTACCGCCCAAGGATACAGAAATACAGTCTCCACATCGAAGACCACAAATACCAGCGCAAACATGTAGTAGCGGATGTTGAATTGAATCCAGGCGCCCCCGATGGGTTCCATCCCAGATTCATAGGTGGTGCGCCGTTCCGGGCTATAACCACTCGGTCGTAGGAGCTTAGACGCTGAAAGCGCCAGGGCTGGTACTAGGCTACAGATAATCAAGAAGCCTAGGAGGTACTCGTAACCGCTGAGGACAAACACAATGAATATCTACCGCTTATGGAGTATTTTGACTGGGGGTTAGGGGCTGGGGGCTGGAGCGTAGGGATGAGGAAGTGTGGGAAGTGTGGGAAGTGTGGGGAGAAAAAGAATTTATGCTTCCCCCTCTTCCCATGACGTCACTTGCTTTACTTGGACACAGTATAAGACTACAGTGACCAACCCATGCCCAATACCCCATACCCCAAATTACGTTACTTTCTTTCACATTATATCTTTTAGGCTTTTCTGAAATTCGCCAAACAGACAAACTGTTGTTATTTGATTCGTCAGGGCTGACGATAGAAAAGTCTAACAGTTATGTCATAATTTTTAACGTAGATTTAAGATTTGTCCCTCTGCGAGGCCTAAGCCATGAGCGAACAAAGCGAACAAGCTGTTGAAACTCAAGAGTTAGACCGCTACGAGTGTCGCGCCTGCGGTTACGTATATGAACCCGAAAAGGGGGATGACAAGTATGACATTCTCCCAGGGACACCATTTGCAGAACTGCCTTTAAATTGGCGCTGTCCGGTGTGTACTGCTAAAAAACAAGCTTTTGCCAATATTGGCCCTGCTGGTCAAGCATCCGGCTTCCGGGATAATCTGGGTTACGGCTTGGGTGTCAATCAACTGACACCAGCCCAAAAGAATCTCTTGATTTTTGGAGCTTTGGGACTTGCTTTCTTGTTTTTTCTCAGTCTCTACGGCTTACAATAATACCCGTTATCTTTTTTACCTACTCTGTAGGGTGACATTGCCCTCAAGGTTAATCTTTTAGAAAACCCTACACAAATTTACAAACAACTAAGAAATACTGATGCATTCAATTTGGAAAGGTTGGCAACGAATATTTGCCTTGTTAGTAGTTGTCTTGATGTGTATCGGTTGTAGCAAAGTCCCTTCTAGTAGCTATAACCCTTGGGCAGTTATTTCTGTGCCCACAGACGCCAAGCTACTAGATATTGCTTTTACTGGTAATCCACAACACGGTTACTTGGTAGGTAGCAACGCCACCCTTTTAGAAACAAATGACGGTGGCGATACTTGGAAACCGATCGCCCTAGAGCTAGACGATTCTAGGTATCGCTTTGACTCCATCAGTTTTGCTGGTCAGGAAGGATGGATCGTGGGTGAGCCTGGTTTGTTACTGCACACCACTGACGAAGGTGGTTCTTGGTCAAGGATTCCCCTCAGTTCTAAGCTACCTGGAAGCCCCATTAGCATTACAGCCTTGGCAGATGGCTCTGCACAAATGGCTACTGATGTGGGAGCAATTTATCAGACCTCTGACGGTGGGAAAAATTGGCAAGCACAGGTAGACTCAGCCGTGGGGGTTGTGCGTAACTTGAGACGTTCTCCCAACGGTAAATACGTTGCTGTCTCCGCTAAGGGTAGTTTCTACTCGACTTGGGAACCAGGACAAAGTGCGTGGGTTCCCCATAACCGCACCAGTTCCCGACGTTTAGAAAACATGGGCTTTGGCGAAAATGGTCAGTTGTGGTTACTAGCACGGGGTGGTCAAGTGCAATTTAGTGATCCGACAAAACCTGATGAGTGGCTAGAAGCAAAAAATCCTGAGTTCTCCACCAGTTGGGGTCTACTGGATTTGGCTTATCGCACACCAGAGGATGTCTGGATTGGTGGTGGTAGCGGTAATTTGCTACACAGTAGCGATGGTGGCAAAACTTGGGAAAAAGACCGTGATGTAGAAGAAGTAGCCGCTAATTTTTACAAGATTGTGTTTTTGAAACCTGAACAGGGTTTTATTATTGGCGATCGCGGTACTTTACTCAAATATCAACCAGGCGCAGAACCAGCTTCAGCACCAGAAGCTGCTTAATAGTCACAAAACTTTAAGTATTCTCGCTTGTTTCTGAGAAGAACGTTGCAAGTTGTAACTGTTTCTAAACTTTGTAGGATAATAAACTCAATAACAGTCTTTGCGTAAGGTAGGGATTTAAATGGCAGGTACCACTGGAGAACGTCCGTACTCGGATATTATTACCAGCGTTCGTTACTGGGTAATCCACAGCATCACCATTCCAGCATTATTCATTGCTGGCTGGTTGTTTGTGCAAACGGGGTTGGCTTATGATGCTTTTGGCACACCCCGTCCCAATGAATACTTCACAGAAGTACGCCAAGAAGTGCCCATTGTGAAGAACCGTTTTGAAGCTAAACAGCAAGTTGAACAATTTATTGGAAAGTAGTTTGAAATCATGACTAGCGGCAATAACATCAATAATCAACCAGTTAGCTATCCAATTTTTACAGTGAGATGGCTCGCAGTTCACACCTTGGGTGTGCCAACTGTCTTCTTTTTGGGCGCGATCGCCGCAATGCAATTTATTCAACGCTAGGAGTAATTTATGGCAGAAAGAACGCCCAATCCCAATGATCAGCCAGTTGAATTAAACCGGACTTCTCTGTACTTGGGATTGCTACTGATTTTCGTTTTAGGGATTCTGTTTTCCAGTTACTTCTTTAACTAACTGGAACGATTTTTGCGAAACTTTGTTTATTTAACTTGTGTTGATTTGCTCTTAAGGGAGGAGGTAAGCCTGTGTCTGCTGGAAGTGGAAGAATTCCTCTGTGGGTCGTCGCTACGATCGCAGGGTTAGGCGTAATTACTGTTGTCGGCATTTTCTTTTATGGAGCCTACGCTGGCATCGGTTCTTCAATATAGTCACACCTGGAATCGAATAGCTTGAATAGTGTAGATTTTCTAACATTTGTTTAGAAATCACCATCAAAAAACCGCCTGTCTCTGTGAGATAGGCGGTAATTTAATTGGGTAAAAAATCGGTAATCGGTATTTTTTGAGGTTTTTGGGGACGCACAATTTTGCGCGTCTAACCCACCACCCATCAAAAAATTAAACAGCGTCTTCCCGTTCTATGTATAAAAACAAAAACGCGATCGTCGCTGCAGGTACACCCCAACCAATGATGGGAACAAATAGAGCAGGTAAGTAGGAAGTGCTAGCCAAGATATGAGGCAAAAATTCAGTTGCCATAATCAATATTCCTGTTAAGTTACACGACAATTCAAGTTGAGCTTACTGCAAATCCTGTCCCATTTTTGAAATTCTCAAGATTTTTAACACTGTCCATCTGGGAAAGGAGGGGGAGGTGTGGGAGGTGTGGGAGGAGAGGTAAGTGTGGGAGGTGTGGGAGGAGGGGGAAGTGTGGGAGGTGTGGGAGGAAGGAGAAGATCAAAAGCGTAAGCATAAATTCTTTTTCTCCCCACACTCCCCACACTCCCCACACTCCCCACACTCCCCACACTCCCCACACTCCCCACACTTCCCACACTCCCCATCTCCCCATCCCCCCATCCTCCCAAGCCCAATCACCACCCAATCCCCAATAATTCATCTAGCTGTAGCGTTGGTAAGTTAGGTGGGATCACAGTTCGGATGATGGTGATTTTGTGGCTTTCTTGCTGAGTGACTAAATCCAGGGCGATCGCTTCTAGGCGAATTTCTAAACAGCCAAAGGGAATTTTTAGTTGTGTCACCACTTCTAACCCGCCCTCAGAAAGAGGTTGCAAATTTTTTAGTATATGGGGGCCATCCAATAAGTAGCGAGTCTGGTAATCTTCAACCCATAGCTTGACGACAACTTGCGGGGGTAAATCAGGTAGTTCAGCGCGAATTTTAACAGCAGTTCCCGCAATCAGTTCCCCTGCTGGTATGTAGAG
Protein-coding regions in this window:
- a CDS encoding rubredoxin, giving the protein MSEQSEQAVETQELDRYECRACGYVYEPEKGDDKYDILPGTPFAELPLNWRCPVCTAKKQAFANIGPAGQASGFRDNLGYGLGVNQLTPAQKNLLIFGALGLAFLFFLSLYGLQ
- the psbF gene encoding cytochrome b559 subunit beta: MTSGNNINNQPVSYPIFTVRWLAVHTLGVPTVFFLGAIAAMQFIQR
- a CDS encoding photosynthesis system II assembly factor Ycf48 — protein: MHSIWKGWQRIFALLVVVLMCIGCSKVPSSSYNPWAVISVPTDAKLLDIAFTGNPQHGYLVGSNATLLETNDGGDTWKPIALELDDSRYRFDSISFAGQEGWIVGEPGLLLHTTDEGGSWSRIPLSSKLPGSPISITALADGSAQMATDVGAIYQTSDGGKNWQAQVDSAVGVVRNLRRSPNGKYVAVSAKGSFYSTWEPGQSAWVPHNRTSSRRLENMGFGENGQLWLLARGGQVQFSDPTKPDEWLEAKNPEFSTSWGLLDLAYRTPEDVWIGGGSGNLLHSSDGGKTWEKDRDVEEVAANFYKIVFLKPEQGFIIGDRGTLLKYQPGAEPASAPEAA
- the psaI gene encoding photosystem I reaction center subunit VIII; this translates as MATEFLPHILASTSYLPALFVPIIGWGVPAATIAFLFLYIEREDAV
- the ndhC gene encoding photosynthetic/respiratory NAD(P)H-quinone oxidoreductase subunit C, which encodes MFVLSGYEYLLGFLIICSLVPALALSASKLLRPSGYSPERRTTYESGMEPIGGAWIQFNIRYYMFALVFVVFDVETVFLYPWAVAFHRLGLLAFIEALIFIAILVVALVYAWRKGALEWS
- a CDS encoding photosystem II reaction center protein J, coding for MSAGSGRIPLWVVATIAGLGVITVVGIFFYGAYAGIGSSI
- the psbE gene encoding cytochrome b559 subunit alpha, with the protein product MAGTTGERPYSDIITSVRYWVIHSITIPALFIAGWLFVQTGLAYDAFGTPRPNEYFTEVRQEVPIVKNRFEAKQQVEQFIGK
- a CDS encoding photosystem II reaction center protein L, yielding MAERTPNPNDQPVELNRTSLYLGLLLIFVLGILFSSYFFN